The proteins below are encoded in one region of Chroococcidiopsis sp. SAG 2025:
- a CDS encoding XRE family transcriptional regulator, translating into MENSSETLLKSELTKLGQQLRTLRTERGWTLSELSEKADVSEAYLSRLECGERQPSLAVLFNLARVYGVSLPDLFGSTPENSEPVAPDRKASAGVVIRAGDRLLQEGNGLRYTSLAGGNHLADLHPLRVIVPVDRQAEHHYQHSGEEWLYVLSGQLILTLVDEQFLLNPGDAAHFDAFLPHDISATGEQDAEILLVACTPTRSLLKSYLSEKR; encoded by the coding sequence ATGGAAAATTCGAGCGAGACCCTTCTCAAGTCTGAATTAACCAAACTAGGACAACAGTTACGTACTTTAAGAACTGAACGGGGTTGGACTTTAAGCGAACTGAGCGAAAAAGCAGATGTGTCTGAGGCATATTTGTCACGCTTAGAATGTGGCGAACGACAGCCCTCACTGGCAGTTCTGTTTAACTTGGCACGGGTATACGGAGTTTCACTACCCGACCTATTTGGCTCAACTCCAGAAAACTCAGAGCCAGTGGCTCCGGACCGGAAAGCTTCTGCGGGTGTTGTGATTCGCGCAGGCGATCGTCTGCTTCAAGAAGGCAATGGGCTGCGCTACACTTCTCTAGCTGGCGGGAACCATCTCGCCGATCTGCATCCACTCCGAGTAATCGTGCCTGTCGATCGACAAGCAGAACATCACTATCAGCATAGCGGTGAAGAGTGGCTCTATGTTCTCTCCGGTCAGTTAATCCTGACTTTAGTAGACGAGCAGTTTTTACTCAATCCGGGCGACGCGGCTCATTTTGATGCATTTCTCCCACACGATATCTCTGCGACCGGAGAGCAAGACGCTGAGATTCTTCTGGTTGCCTGTACGCCCACACGCTCTTTATTGAAAAGTTACCTCTCCGAGAAACGATAA
- a CDS encoding IS5 family transposase (programmed frameshift), producing MSRKAYKSDLTDREWQIIEPLIPPVRPGGHPRTVDMREVVNAIFYLLKTGCAWEMLPHDFPPYSTVYYYFRRWQKRGIWQQINLALREQVRMKLGKSHQATAAIVDSQSVKNDGKKGEVSGFDGGKLVKGRKRHVVVDPQGLLMGVVITEANASERLGAIVALLEECYNSKSLELIWADSGYSGENFAQAVMVVCGAEVEIVKRITDGFEVLPRRWVVERTFGWLGRYRRLSKDYELLPEISESMVYAAMVRLMLRRLAA from the exons ATGAGTAGAAAAGCTTACAAAAGTGATTTAACCGATCGAGAATGGCAAATCATTGAACCATTAATTCCACCTGTAAGACCAGGAGGACATCCACGTACTGTGGATATGCGTGAGGTAGTAAATGCCATCTTTTATTTGCTGAAAACTGGCTGTGCTTGGGAGATGCTACCACATGACTTCCCACCCTATTCAACGGTTTATTATTACTTTCGGCGTTGGCAAAAACGAGGAATTTGGCAGCAGATAAATCTTGCCTTACGTGAACAAGTACGGATGAAGCTGGGCAAATCTCATCAAGCTACTGCTGCAATTGTGGATAGCCAGTCCGTAAAAA ACGACGGAAAAAAAGGGGAAGTATCCGGCTTTGATGGCGGCAAGCTAGTTAAAGGTCGCAAACGCCATGTCGTAGTAGATCCTCAAGGACTACTAATGGGTGTAGTAATCACCGAAGCTAATGCTTCAGAACGATTAGGAGCAATAGTGGCATTGCTAGAAGAGTGCTATAACTCTAAGTCTTTAGAGCTAATTTGGGCAGATAGTGGCTACAGTGGAGAGAATTTTGCACAAGCTGTAATGGTAGTCTGCGGTGCAGAAGTAGAAATAGTTAAGCGGATTACAGATGGGTTTGAAGTTTTGCCCAGAAGATGGGTAGTTGAACGAACTTTTGGCTGGCTAGGACGCTATCGACGACTAAGTAAGGATTATGAACTCCTACCGGAAATAAGTGAATCTATGGTCTACGCTGCTATGGTACGGCTGATGCTGAGACGACTAGCTGCTTGA
- a CDS encoding DUF2808 domain-containing protein, with protein sequence MIKQTSARNILSAKRNLAIGAIISGSLVTLPVMAVQLGNGQTAFNYPPRLVKATTSYRSPHTPATYYFTLVIPQNAGEPLGAVTISQRENSDTVSFDPSRSRAFLGSRFARGSEIPLASIGGEQPNKPGEATIAFDPPVLPGTTVTVALRAKRNPSGGIYLFGVTVFPAGEKSSGQFLGYGRLHFGSR encoded by the coding sequence ATGATCAAACAGACATCTGCACGTAACATCTTGAGTGCCAAGAGAAATTTGGCAATCGGCGCTATAATCTCTGGTTCCCTTGTCACCTTGCCTGTTATGGCAGTTCAATTAGGCAACGGACAAACCGCCTTTAACTATCCTCCCCGTCTAGTAAAAGCTACAACTAGTTATAGATCTCCACATACGCCTGCAACTTATTATTTCACGTTGGTAATTCCTCAAAACGCTGGAGAGCCTTTAGGGGCAGTTACGATCTCTCAGCGCGAGAATTCCGATACGGTTTCGTTCGATCCCAGTCGCAGTCGTGCTTTTCTCGGTAGCAGATTTGCCAGAGGTTCAGAAATACCTTTAGCGAGCATTGGCGGCGAGCAACCGAACAAACCTGGAGAAGCAACGATCGCGTTCGATCCACCCGTGTTACCTGGCACGACAGTCACAGTTGCCCTCAGAGCCAAGCGCAATCCTAGTGGAGGTATTTATCTATTTGGTGTAACGGTGTTTCCAGCCGGAGAGAAGAGTTCTGGTCAGTTTCTCGGCTACGGTCGCCTACATTTCGGTTCCAGATAA
- a CDS encoding helix-turn-helix domain-containing protein produces the protein MLSQRNASSSDLAIADIAVQVGFSSQSCLTQQFKRITGLTPKQIRPLP, from the coding sequence ATGTTATCGCAGCGTAACGCATCATCTTCGGATTTAGCGATCGCAGACATTGCCGTACAAGTCGGCTTCTCCAGTCAAAGTTGTTTGACGCAACAGTTTAAGCGAATCACCGGACTGACACCCAAGCAAATTCGCCCTTTACCATAA
- a CDS encoding GFA family protein: protein MKKTYIGSCHCGAVRFEADIDLSAGTNKCNCSICTKTRNWNVIIKPDAFRLMAGEDSLSDYQFGRKTMHHLFCRYCGVRSFAQGYAQVIGGDYVGVQLTTLDNVDPQELISASIRYADGRNNHWEVAPDEIWHL, encoded by the coding sequence ATGAAGAAAACATACATAGGAAGTTGCCACTGCGGAGCAGTGCGGTTTGAGGCTGATATTGATTTAAGTGCTGGAACGAACAAATGCAACTGTTCTATCTGTACCAAAACCAGAAACTGGAACGTAATCATCAAGCCTGATGCGTTTCGGCTAATGGCAGGAGAAGACTCGCTGAGCGACTATCAATTCGGCAGAAAGACAATGCACCATCTGTTTTGTCGGTATTGTGGAGTGCGATCGTTTGCACAAGGATATGCTCAGGTGATCGGTGGTGATTATGTGGGAGTTCAACTTACTACGTTAGACAACGTAGATCCGCAGGAGTTGATCTCAGCATCGATTCGATATGCGGACGGACGCAATAACCATTGGGAAGTGGCACCGGACGAAATCTGGCATCTCTAG
- a CDS encoding IS1 family transposase, giving the protein MTVLLAVHCPHCQSTDVKKHGTSS; this is encoded by the coding sequence ATGACTGTTTTGCTAGCCGTTCACTGCCCTCATTGTCAAAGTACGGATGTGAAGAAACACGGGACATCTTCCTAA
- a CDS encoding ISH3 family transposase, with amino-acid sequence MTLSSPSPLSAAPALTDEATLNAALDCLLEHLTIPTQGDCNPQTIFQVLIRAASKQDSIEHTTQQLTGVPTGNTMRYHLDKLDEMQGLEAQLNQALQSRVPPRIARGKQRLAIDLHLIPYYGNPTPAEQPYIYRSQAKLGTTSFFAYATVYVIARNKRVTLAVHAVHRQETLVATLTYLLAALSPLRLGIKRLYLDRGFFCVPVIRWLKALNLPFIMPAIIRGKKGGTRQLLKGRKSYFTTYRLSGSYGAVECNMGVVCRYQRGQRGRRGIQYLVYAVHGIKLALSTLHHNYRSRFGIETSYRSKNLCRIRTTTKNPVVRLLFVALAFVLVNLWVYLRWHFVSRSRFGPRLVYQHLFPLKTMLEFLCHAVEHHFPVVRAVFLPLTK; translated from the coding sequence ATGACCCTGTCATCCCCATCCCCATTATCTGCTGCCCCGGCGCTGACTGATGAAGCTACCTTGAATGCAGCATTGGATTGTCTGCTGGAGCATTTGACAATTCCGACTCAAGGAGATTGCAACCCGCAAACAATATTTCAAGTCTTGATTCGAGCGGCAAGCAAGCAGGACAGCATCGAACACACAACCCAACAACTGACGGGAGTGCCGACCGGAAACACGATGCGTTATCATCTGGACAAGTTGGATGAGATGCAGGGTCTGGAAGCGCAACTGAATCAGGCATTACAAAGCCGAGTACCACCCCGCATTGCCAGAGGCAAGCAACGCCTGGCGATCGACTTACATTTGATTCCATACTACGGCAATCCAACTCCAGCCGAGCAACCTTACATCTATCGTTCTCAAGCCAAATTGGGCACTACCTCGTTCTTCGCCTACGCAACTGTTTATGTGATTGCTCGAAACAAGCGTGTTACGTTGGCAGTTCATGCAGTGCATCGACAAGAAACGTTAGTGGCAACCTTGACGTATCTGCTAGCAGCCCTTTCGCCCCTGCGACTGGGAATCAAACGTCTGTATCTCGACCGAGGATTTTTCTGTGTTCCAGTAATTCGCTGGCTCAAAGCGCTCAACCTCCCGTTTATCATGCCTGCCATCATTCGGGGCAAAAAAGGTGGCACTCGGCAGCTGCTGAAAGGGCGCAAGAGCTACTTCACGACCTACAGGTTGAGTGGCTCCTATGGAGCAGTCGAGTGCAACATGGGCGTGGTCTGTCGCTACCAACGGGGGCAGCGGGGACGACGAGGGATTCAGTATTTGGTTTATGCCGTCCACGGCATCAAACTTGCCCTGTCTACATTGCATCATAATTATCGCTCTCGCTTTGGCATTGAAACCAGTTACCGAAGCAAGAATCTTTGCCGGATTCGTACCACTACCAAAAATCCGGTTGTGCGTCTATTATTCGTGGCATTGGCATTTGTGTTAGTCAATTTGTGGGTCTATTTGCGCTGGCATTTTGTTAGTCGCAGCCGTTTCGGCCCACGTCTGGTTTATCAGCATTTATTTCCCCTTAAAACGATGCTGGAATTCTTATGCCATGCGGTGGAACACCATTTTCCAGTGGTTCGAGCCGTTTTTTTACCCTTGACCAAGTAA
- a CDS encoding AraC family transcriptional regulator, translating to MLKTESATSQNRGLTRTQLQQAIDYIQTHLNRDLSLAELASVVNISPTYFASLFKQAMGIAPHQYVIQLRVERAKLMLSKTDLAIANIALQVGFSSQSHLTQQFKRVTGLTPKQVRPLP from the coding sequence ATGCTGAAAACAGAATCTGCTACATCCCAGAACAGAGGCTTAACTCGTACACAATTGCAGCAAGCGATCGACTATATTCAAACTCACCTGAATCGAGATTTGTCACTGGCTGAACTAGCAAGTGTCGTCAATATCAGCCCAACTTACTTCGCGAGTTTATTCAAACAGGCGATGGGGATTGCGCCGCATCAGTATGTAATTCAACTGCGGGTGGAACGGGCAAAGTTGATGTTATCGAAAACGGATTTGGCGATCGCAAACATTGCCTTACAAGTCGGCTTCTCCAGTCAAAGTCATTTGACGCAACAGTTTAAGCGAGTCACCGGACTGACACCAAAGCAAGTTCGCCCTTTACCATAA
- a CDS encoding 3-alpha domain-containing protein, whose amino-acid sequence MNTFCVGLIGADLIKLLLVTTITKSEFILLFIYNCNTEGVVEAGMELVLRDRPFPQWTIARANQIMHHDLNNQEAAAELASCPFLAPNWQRTLLNRAAKNINPDSALRLWGEN is encoded by the coding sequence TTGAACACGTTTTGCGTTGGTCTTATTGGCGCAGATCTCATCAAGCTACTGCTCGTTACTACCATTACCAAAAGCGAATTCATTCTTCTATTTATCTACAACTGTAATACAGAAGGCGTGGTTGAAGCAGGGATGGAACTTGTATTGCGGGATCGCCCTTTTCCACAGTGGACGATCGCACGGGCAAACCAAATCATGCATCACGATTTGAACAACCAAGAAGCAGCGGCTGAACTGGCAAGCTGTCCCTTTTTAGCACCGAATTGGCAACGCACTTTGCTAAATCGTGCCGCTAAAAATATCAATCCTGATTCTGCCCTTCGACTCTGGGGGGAGAACTAG
- a CDS encoding type 1 glutamine amidotransferase, translated as MRIHYLQHVPFEGLGSISTWMTDRNYSLSSTKLYADDPLPTVNDFDWLIVLGGPMNIYEEDRYPWLIAEKQLIKQAIEKDKLVLGICLGAQLIADTLGARVYLGQHKEIGWFPIETTEAVQQSKVLEFLPSELTVFHWHGDTFELPEKAIRLAYSEGCANQAFLYGDKVLGLQFHLEVDRQGVRQMIENSASELVAGKYVQSSEEMLSANRNFATIHKVMYHFLEMLSCHDRKAVQNR; from the coding sequence ATGAGAATTCACTATTTACAGCATGTTCCCTTTGAGGGGTTGGGCAGCATTTCGACTTGGATGACCGATCGAAACTATTCGTTATCCTCTACCAAACTTTATGCCGACGATCCCTTACCGACTGTGAATGATTTTGATTGGTTGATCGTCCTAGGCGGACCCATGAATATCTACGAGGAGGATCGGTACCCCTGGCTAATTGCAGAAAAACAGTTAATTAAGCAGGCGATCGAGAAAGATAAATTAGTGCTTGGTATTTGTCTAGGAGCACAACTGATTGCTGATACTCTAGGTGCAAGAGTGTATTTGGGTCAACACAAAGAAATTGGATGGTTTCCAATCGAAACAACAGAAGCAGTTCAGCAATCCAAAGTTCTTGAATTCTTACCCTCAGAACTGACCGTTTTTCATTGGCATGGGGATACATTTGAATTACCAGAGAAAGCCATCCGTCTTGCCTACAGTGAGGGCTGTGCCAATCAAGCATTCCTTTACGGCGACAAGGTGCTTGGCTTGCAATTTCACTTGGAAGTCGATCGGCAAGGTGTACGGCAAATGATTGAGAATAGTGCATCAGAATTAGTTGCAGGAAAATATGTTCAGAGTTCCGAGGAGATGCTTTCCGCAAATAGGAATTTTGCAACGATACATAAAGTTATGTACCACTTCCTTGAAATGCTCTCATGCCACGATCGCAAAGCTGTCCAAAATAGATAA
- a CDS encoding MarR family transcriptional regulator, which translates to MDRTQRDRDTELALPAENPNIDVSENPFDASSAIEQHILIGLEKIGLALKSQSWQDAGQQGLTPTQGQILALLIDKGDAGMRLSEVAKHLAVTAATASDAVTSLVEKGLVQKTRSPQDGRAIAITLTTQGQQTATQTASWSDFLLNTVNELSEEEQVIFLRGLTKMIRKLQQQGQISVARMCVTCQFFQPNRYPGSDRPHHCALVNAPFGDRHLRLNCAEHVAADPETAKQNWNFYLSK; encoded by the coding sequence ATGGACAGAACTCAACGCGATCGCGACACAGAATTAGCCCTTCCCGCTGAAAACCCGAATATTGATGTCAGCGAAAATCCCTTCGATGCCTCAAGCGCGATCGAACAGCACATCTTGATTGGGCTAGAAAAAATTGGGCTAGCGCTGAAAAGTCAATCCTGGCAGGATGCTGGACAACAAGGTTTAACACCGACTCAAGGACAAATCCTGGCGCTTCTGATTGATAAAGGCGATGCTGGAATGCGGTTGTCAGAGGTGGCAAAACATCTTGCAGTTACGGCTGCTACTGCCTCTGATGCGGTTACGTCGCTGGTTGAGAAAGGGTTAGTGCAAAAAACGCGATCGCCTCAAGATGGACGAGCGATCGCCATCACGTTAACCACTCAAGGACAGCAGACCGCAACACAAACAGCGTCCTGGTCTGATTTTCTGCTCAACACCGTGAATGAGCTATCCGAGGAGGAACAAGTCATCTTTCTGCGGGGGCTGACCAAAATGATTCGCAAGCTTCAACAACAGGGACAGATTTCAGTGGCAAGAATGTGTGTTACCTGTCAATTCTTTCAGCCCAATCGGTATCCAGGGTCAGATCGTCCACATCATTGTGCGCTGGTAAATGCACCCTTTGGCGATCGTCATCTTCGTCTCAACTGTGCCGAACACGTTGCAGCCGATCCTGAAACCGCTAAACAAAATTGGAACTTTTATCTTTCAAAGTAG
- a CDS encoding cupin domain-containing protein — protein MKQSADFFVRSAVTETTRSYMGSLMTFLVTSAETENRFVLLELRMKPGNEPPPHLHYNQDEVYYILEGELEVYCMGEVRTVRAGETIFLPRNQAHAFYYLSPTLRFLALLQPGGPDGYGLDGYFEAMSSPSTSMELPANATTYALSDPAPAIALAAKYGVKMLTPKETVELLPHYPGFGVPRKSRSH, from the coding sequence ATGAAACAGTCAGCAGATTTCTTCGTTCGTAGCGCGGTCACGGAGACTACTCGGTCATACATGGGCAGTCTCATGACTTTTCTCGTGACATCCGCCGAGACCGAAAACCGCTTCGTCCTTCTGGAGCTTCGGATGAAACCGGGAAATGAGCCGCCGCCCCATCTTCACTATAACCAGGATGAGGTGTATTACATTCTAGAAGGCGAACTGGAGGTGTACTGCATGGGCGAAGTCCGGACAGTGCGGGCAGGCGAAACGATTTTCCTCCCTCGGAACCAGGCGCACGCGTTCTACTACCTGTCGCCCACCCTCCGATTCCTCGCTCTGTTGCAACCAGGCGGTCCAGACGGGTACGGTCTGGACGGGTACTTTGAAGCGATGTCGAGTCCGTCCACCAGCATGGAACTACCTGCGAACGCAACTACATACGCGCTCTCCGATCCAGCCCCCGCCATTGCGCTGGCAGCCAAGTACGGAGTCAAGATGCTGACCCCGAAAGAAACGGTGGAACTATTGCCCCACTACCCTGGCTTCGGGGTACCGCGAAAGAGCCGGAGTCATTAA
- a CDS encoding IS701 family transposase: MLDTSNVFLTGVALEALSQWSSRLKAFQQKLGKHFARSEARLAAYDYIQALLSPVERKNGWQMAEQVGYSNPYRFQHLLGRAQWNADAVCAEIRKYAVEHLKSETDILAIDETGFLKQGEQSVGVQVQYYGTTGHLENCQVGVFMSYISDKGHTLIDRRLYLPRTWSEDQSKRKKGAVPKSITFATKPQLAQQMLESAFKDGIRPAWFVADEVYGNDGSLWWWLEKTAKQPYILTVSKKQPVVIGWQRYQAQELLPQPDSQLWQRLSCGAGSKGERYYDWAKVPVNCDRSDGFQRWLLFRRSLEHPEDPRVSYYQVFAKSDTTLETMVQIAGQRWRIEECFKFAKDQLGLGEYEVRSWHGWHRHITLVLAAQIFLTVLRHSCEPAIHSSTPPLPLVTTGSLTAFKAARGLLSD; this comes from the coding sequence ATGCTTGATACATCCAACGTGTTTTTAACAGGTGTTGCATTAGAAGCGCTCTCCCAATGGAGCAGTAGATTGAAAGCGTTTCAGCAAAAACTGGGAAAGCACTTCGCTCGTTCTGAAGCACGTCTTGCAGCGTATGACTATATCCAGGCACTACTAAGCCCAGTTGAGCGGAAGAATGGATGGCAAATGGCAGAACAGGTAGGGTATAGCAATCCCTATCGCTTCCAACATTTACTAGGACGGGCGCAGTGGAACGCGGACGCAGTGTGTGCAGAAATTAGAAAGTATGCAGTGGAGCATTTGAAGAGTGAAACAGATATTTTGGCAATTGATGAAACAGGTTTTCTGAAGCAAGGAGAGCAGTCAGTAGGCGTACAGGTGCAGTATTATGGCACAACTGGACATTTGGAGAATTGCCAGGTAGGTGTGTTCATGTCCTACATTAGCGACAAAGGACATACGTTGATCGATCGCCGTTTGTATCTACCGCGCACATGGAGTGAAGATCAAAGCAAACGTAAGAAGGGAGCAGTTCCAAAATCAATCACATTTGCGACTAAACCTCAACTAGCACAACAGATGTTGGAATCAGCTTTTAAAGACGGAATACGTCCCGCCTGGTTTGTTGCTGATGAGGTTTATGGCAACGATGGTTCATTGTGGTGGTGGCTGGAAAAGACTGCTAAACAACCGTATATACTCACGGTCAGCAAGAAGCAGCCTGTAGTTATTGGCTGGCAACGTTATCAAGCCCAAGAACTGTTACCTCAGCCGGACAGCCAGCTGTGGCAACGTCTTAGCTGTGGAGCTGGCAGTAAGGGAGAAAGATACTATGACTGGGCGAAAGTGCCAGTTAATTGTGACAGATCAGATGGTTTTCAACGTTGGTTATTGTTCCGCCGCTCTCTAGAACACCCTGAAGATCCTCGCGTCAGCTACTATCAAGTATTTGCTAAGAGCGATACTACCCTAGAAACGATGGTTCAAATCGCCGGGCAAAGGTGGCGGATTGAGGAGTGCTTTAAATTTGCTAAAGACCAGCTAGGTTTAGGAGAGTACGAAGTTCGTTCCTGGCATGGTTGGCATCGACACATCACCCTCGTCCTGGCTGCTCAAATATTTCTCACCGTCTTACGACACTCTTGTGAGCCTGCTATTCACTCCTCTACCCCCCCTTTACCTCTAGTAACAACTGGCAGTCTAACTGCGTTCAAAGCGGCACGAGGTTTATTGTCCGACTAA
- a CDS encoding MOSC domain-containing protein produces the protein MVAQILSIQVGLPKLLGIANALDPMDRPWSTGFFKEPIQGKTWLGSTNLAGDGQADLKRHGGVEKAVLVYAAKHYPFWRSRLNLPDLSYGAFGENFTVADQTEASVCIGDIYDIGEAQVQVSQPRQPCWKLSRRWRIRDLALQVQRTGQTGWYFRVPSQYYSCR, from the coding sequence ATGGTCGCCCAGATTCTTTCGATTCAGGTTGGACTACCCAAATTACTTGGTATTGCAAATGCACTAGATCCAATGGATCGTCCCTGGTCTACTGGATTCTTCAAAGAACCGATTCAGGGAAAGACCTGGCTTGGAAGCACCAACTTAGCTGGAGATGGTCAAGCCGATCTCAAACGTCATGGCGGTGTTGAAAAAGCAGTACTGGTGTATGCGGCTAAACACTATCCCTTCTGGCGATCGCGTTTGAATTTGCCCGATCTCTCCTACGGAGCCTTTGGAGAGAACTTTACGGTTGCAGATCAAACTGAAGCATCTGTGTGCATTGGGGATATCTATGACATTGGTGAAGCTCAGGTTCAGGTATCCCAGCCTCGCCAACCGTGCTGGAAATTGTCGCGTCGCTGGCGAATCCGAGATCTAGCATTACAAGTTCAGCGCACTGGACAGACAGGTTGGTATTTCCGCGTGCCATCTCAATATTACAGTTGTAGATAA
- the nrtS gene encoding nitrate/nitrite transporter NrtS, whose translation MLKTLKFCYTIWTDSALRPDALKVALVVGSLLFAINHGGAVLRGEMTRERWLMGLLTYLVPYTVSIHGQNSTRSRHRISPSR comes from the coding sequence ATGCTGAAAACGTTGAAGTTTTGCTATACTATCTGGACTGATTCAGCCCTGCGACCCGATGCCTTAAAAGTGGCTCTCGTTGTAGGATCGTTACTCTTCGCGATTAATCATGGCGGTGCTGTGTTACGCGGGGAAATGACCCGTGAACGCTGGTTGATGGGGCTACTCACTTACCTGGTGCCTTATACGGTCAGTATTCATGGACAGAACTCAACGCGATCGCGACACAGAATTAGCCCTTCCCGCTGA
- a CDS encoding transposase family protein has protein sequence MTYEQLKSLKPSAFKRRCGVHRDIFEQIVEVLRPHLDRRGKRGGQSKLTVEDQLLLVLEYWREYRTQFHIATSWGLSESAVCRLIHKVEMLLMKSGKFHLPGKKQLDQNAYTWSVVVVDVTESPIERPKKTASLLQW, from the coding sequence ATGACCTATGAGCAGCTCAAATCTCTCAAGCCTAGCGCCTTTAAACGCAGATGCGGCGTTCATCGAGACATCTTCGAGCAGATAGTGGAGGTACTACGCCCTCATCTCGACCGACGTGGAAAACGGGGCGGACAGTCCAAACTCACGGTTGAAGACCAACTCCTGTTAGTCCTTGAGTACTGGCGAGAATATCGCACTCAATTCCACATCGCCACTAGTTGGGGGTTGAGCGAGTCAGCTGTATGCCGCCTCATCCACAAGGTAGAAATGTTGCTGATGAAGTCTGGTAAGTTTCATCTACCTGGGAAAAAGCAGCTTGATCAGAACGCTTACACCTGGAGCGTAGTTGTGGTCGATGTTACCGAAAGCCCCATCGAACGCCCAAAAAAAACAGCGAGCCTACTACAGTGGTAA
- a CDS encoding transposase family protein → MLPKAPSNAQKKQRAYYSGKKKRHTLKTQVVVNQANGQIICTTFGKGRVHDFRLFKRARIPMLPKQLSVDRKFSKKGVESGKH, encoded by the coding sequence ATGTTACCGAAAGCCCCATCGAACGCCCAAAAAAAACAGCGAGCCTACTACAGTGGTAAGAAGAAACGACATACCTTGAAAACGCAAGTGGTGGTCAATCAAGCCAACGGGCAGATCATTTGCACCACGTTTGGCAAAGGACGAGTCCATGATTTTCGCCTGTTCAAGCGGGCTCGCATCCCAATGCTGCCAAAGCAACTCTCAGTAGATCGAAAATTCTCCAAGAAAGGGGTAGAGTCAGGCAAGCATTGA
- a CDS encoding hexameric tyrosine-coordinated heme protein, with the protein MDTIALVPNNSLITETPEEGRQLAVKLARLIVKLTQPDEEKRKQLREVYGNDAMMLIAIGQTVATEFATIAAANNYWKELGNA; encoded by the coding sequence ATGGATACGATTGCACTGGTTCCTAACAACTCGTTGATTACCGAAACGCCTGAGGAAGGACGGCAATTAGCCGTGAAACTGGCGCGACTGATTGTCAAGCTGACTCAACCTGATGAAGAAAAGCGCAAACAGCTGCGAGAGGTCTATGGTAACGATGCCATGATGTTGATCGCCATAGGACAAACGGTTGCTACAGAGTTTGCCACGATCGCTGCTGCTAACAACTATTGGAAGGAGTTGGGCAATGCATGA
- a CDS encoding transposase gives MATVPTQLSQGRVVIVQADTEFGTVEFLKAVRKQSWRAVVGMRCNRKMQDGRHLKQLYRHANRGQQVYLAGDTQPLTVSWFWLKRAEGKRELRFVVSTHPYSGIYLVRLGRKRSCIEGFFKTSKHRFGLHRFGQTTKLGVYRWLIKSANCLSIGALD, from the coding sequence TTGGCAACGGTTCCAACCCAGTTGAGTCAGGGCAGGGTGGTCATTGTACAGGCAGATACGGAGTTTGGCACCGTAGAGTTTCTCAAAGCAGTGCGAAAGCAGTCGTGGCGAGCAGTCGTGGGGATGCGCTGCAATCGCAAAATGCAGGACGGTCGTCATCTAAAGCAACTGTATCGCCATGCCAACCGTGGACAACAGGTGTATTTAGCGGGAGACACACAGCCACTGACGGTGTCCTGGTTCTGGCTCAAACGAGCCGAAGGCAAGCGAGAACTGCGCTTTGTCGTTTCTACCCATCCTTACTCTGGCATTTATCTGGTGCGGCTAGGACGTAAGCGCTCTTGCATTGAGGGCTTTTTCAAAACGAGCAAACATCGTTTTGGGCTGCATCGCTTTGGGCAAACTACGAAACTTGGTGTCTATCGCTGGCTCATCAAGAGCGCTAATTGCCTATCTATTGGCGCATTGGATTGA